From Brassica oleracea var. oleracea cultivar TO1000 chromosome C3, BOL, whole genome shotgun sequence, a single genomic window includes:
- the LOC106335113 gene encoding endoglucanase 25: protein MYGRDPWGGPLEIHATDSATDDDRSRNLNDIDRAALSRPLDETQQSWLLGPTEQKKKKYVDLGCIIVSRKIFVWTVGTIVAAALLAGFITLIVKTVPRHHQKNPPPDNYTIALHKALKFFNAQKSGKLPRHNNVSWRGNSGLQDGKGDSGSFYKDLVGGYYDAGDAIKFNFPMAYAMTMLSWSVIEYSAKYEAAGELVHVKELIKWGTDYFLKTFNSTADSIDDLVSQVGSGNTDDGSTDPNDHYCWMRPEDMDYKRPVTTCNGGCSDLAAEMAAALASASIVFKDNREYSKKLVHGAKTVYQFGRTRRGRYSAGTAESAKFYNSSMYWDEFIWGGAWLYYATGNVTYLDLITKPTMAKHAGAFWGGPYYGVFSWDNKLAGAQLLLSRLRLFLSPGYPYEEILRTFHNQTSIVMCSYLPYFNKFNRTRGGLIELNHGDPQPLQYAANAAFLATLYSDYLDAADTPGWYCGPNFYSTNVLREFARTQIDYILGKNPPKMSYLVGFGTKYPKHVHHRGASIPKNKVKYNCKGGWKWRDSKKPNPNTIEGAMVAGPDKRDGFRDVRTNYNYTEPTLAGNAGLVAALVALSGEEEASGTIDKNTIFSAVPPLFPTPPPPPAPWKP, encoded by the exons ATGTACGGCCGAGATCCCTGGGGAGGTCCGCTCGAGATCCACGCGACGGATTCCGCCACCGACGACGATCGTAGCCGGAATTTGAACGATATCGACCGCGCGGCTCTCTCGCGGCCACTCGACGAGACGCAGCAGAGCTGGCTTCTTGGTCCCACGGAGCAGAAGAAGAAGAAGTATGTCGATCTCGGATGCATAATCGTCAGCCGCAAGATCTTCGTCTGGACTGTCGGCACTATCGTCGCCGCCGCTTTACTCGCCGGATTCATCACCTTGATCGTCAAAACTGTGCCGCGTCACCACCAAAAGAATCCACCGCCGGATAACTACACCATCGCTCTTCACAAAGCCCTCAAGTTCTTCAATGCTCAGAAAT CTGGGAAATTGCCGAGGCACAATAATGTATCGTGGAGAGGTAACTCTGGTCTTCAAGATGGGAAAGGTGATTCCGGAAGCTTCTATAAAGATTTGGTTGGAGGCTATTACGATGCCGGAGATGCAATCAAATTCAACTTCCCCATGGCTTATGCTATGACCATGTTGAGCTGGAGTGTGATTGAATACAGTGCTAAGTACGAAGCTGCAGGAGAGCTTGTCCATGTTAAGGAGCTCATCAAGTGGGGAACTGATTACTTTCTCAAGACCTTTAATAGCACTGCTGATTCCATCGATGATCTTGTCTCACAG GTTGGATCTGGAAATACTGACGACGGAAGTACGGATCCTAATGACCATTACTGCTGGATGCGGCCTGAGGACATGGACTATAAAAGGCCTGTGACTACCTGTAATGGTGGATGCTCGGATCTCGCTGCCGAGATGGCCGCTGCTCTGGCTTCTGCATCCATTGTCTTCAAGGACAACAGGGAGTATTCTAAGAAGCTTGTACATGGTGCTAAGACGGTGTATCAGTTTGGGAGGACCAGGAGAGGCAGATACAGTGCAGGCACTGCGGAATCAGCCAAGTTCTACAATTCAAGCATGTATTGGGATGAGTTTATTTGGGGTGGTGCTTGGTTGTATTATGCCACAGGAAACGTAACTTATCTCGATCTTATCACGAAACCAACTATGGCCAAGCATGCTGGTGCATTCTGGGGTGGCCCGTACTATGGTGTATTTAGCTGGGACAATAAGCTTGCTGGTGCTCAG TTACTGCTGAGCCGGTTGAGGTTGTTTTTGAGTCCTGGATATCCATATGAAGAAATTCTCAGGACCTTCCATAATCAGACAAGCATAGTCATGTGCTCATACTTGCCTTATTTCAACAAATTTAACAGAACCAGGG GAGGTTTGATAGAGTTAAATCATGGAGACCCACAGCCTCTGCAGTATGCTGCAAATGCAGCCTTCTTAGCGACATTATACAGTGACTATCTTGATGCTGCTGATACTCCTGGATGGTACTGTGGACCTAATTTCTATTCAACCAATGTCCTACGAGAGTTTGCGAGAACTCAG ATTGATTACATACTAGGTAAAAACCCTCCGAAAATGAGTTATCTGGTGGGTTTTGGCACAAAATACCCTAAACACGTTCATCATCGAGGAGCTTCGATTCCCAAGAACAAAGTTAAATATAACTGCAAAGGAGGATGGAAATGGAGAGACAGCAAGAAACCAAACCCAAACACTATTGAAGGAGCCATGGTTGCTGGTCCTGACAAGCGCGATGGGTTCCGCGATGTCCGGACCAACTACAACTACACTGAACCGACTCTTGCAGGGAATGCTGGCCTGGTCGCAGCTCTCGTGGCATTGTCGGGTGAAGAAGAGGCATCTGGTACTATAGACAAAAATACGATCTTCTCAGCTGTTCCTCCGTTGTTCCCTACTCCGCCTCCCCCACCAGCACCATGGAAACCTTAA